Below is a window of Planctomycetes bacterium MalM25 DNA.
GTAGGCGACGATGGCGAGCGTCTCCCCCGCCGCGGGGCTCAGTTTGGGCCCGTTTGCCGACACGTTTTCCAGGCCCTCACGCCGCTCGATCCACGGGGCGTACGCGGGCCGGGTCATGAGGCGGAATCCGCCGGCCACCTCGGTGATCGCCAGCGCGCTCCGCCTTGCGGCGAGCCGTCGATGCAGTTCTTGCAGCAGCTTCTTGGCCTCCCCCGGCCCTTTCAGGCCCGCCATGCGGCTCAGCCGTTGTGGCGTGAGCGGTTCGGTGGCGAGCCAGAGCACGGCCTCGAGCCGCTGTGCTCGGGCCGTGGAACGGGTCGGAACGGAGGGAGTGTCCTCGTTCGGATCGAGCGCACCGCGAACGCCGGCGTCGCGCCAGACGGCGGGCAGCCGCGGATCGCCCCCGCCCAGCCCCGTTGGTCGACGATCGAACATGCGAGGCGAGGCTCCCTAGCGCTGGTAGCCGGTTTGGCCCGCCCGGGCGAGCAACGCCTGGACGGCGCGCTCGGGCGAGGTTTCGACCGCGTCCAGGCGGCTCTCCATGCCGCCCGTCGGGTCGCCGACCGGGAAGGCGGCCGTCGCGCGGTAGACCTGCTGCTCACCCGTGCCCCACGGCTGCACGTCGGCGCGGATGGCGCCCGCCGCCAGCAGCGGCGCGGTGAGGCGGTCGCGCTCCAGCCGGTCCAAGACCGGCGTCACGGCCCGCGGCAGAGCTTGCTGCGATAGGGCTTGCTGAGACGGGGCTGGCGACGGAGCCGCC
It encodes the following:
- a CDS encoding hypothetical protein (Segregation and condensation protein B homolog); translated protein: MFDRRPTGLGGGDPRLPAVWRDAGVRGALDPNEDTPSVPTRSTARAQRLEAVLWLATEPLTPQRLSRMAGLKGPGEAKKLLQELHRRLAARRSALAITEVAGGFRLMTRPAYAPWIERREGLENVSANGPKLSPAAGETLAIVAYRQPTVRAEVESIRGVGCGDILRQLLELDLLRIVGRSEELGKPLLYGTTGRFLEVYGLGSLDDLPGRNEGAENAGPTKQNAATSGAA